Sequence from the Rhizobium sp. TH2 genome:
ATCGTGCCGGAATAGAGGAAAGCCTCGAGCTTGGACGCGAAGACGTTGAAGCCGAGCATCTCGGTGCGGCCCTCGTTTTCCCGGATCGCCGCGAAGATGCGGCCCCGGCGGCTGGTCAGCACGACGAAGGAAATAGCGAGGACGATCGCAAGGAGCCCGAAGGCCAGATTGAAACGGACTTGCTCGCTGGCGAGACTGAAGGTGGTACCGAAGAGATCGAATTGCCGCGCCGCATGCGGTAGCGACAAGCCATCCTGCCCACCAGTGTATTGGGCGAAATAGAGCGTCGTCAGGAAACCAACCTGCGCGAACATCAGTGTCACGATCATGAAGGACACCCGCATCGTCGGCAGCGCGACGATGCCGATCGCGAGCGCCAGAACGAAGGCCGCCGCGATGCCGATCAGGAAGGCCACGGGCACGCTGATGCCGAGATGATAGGTCGAGAGCCCGGCGGCATAGAGCCCAGCAGCAAAGAAGATCGCGTGTCCGAGGCTGAGCAGGCCGACATAGCCGAGCAGCATGTTGTAGCCGACGGCGAACACCGCGAGCACCATCATGCGCGTGATCGTCAGCACGTAATATGTCGGCAGCACGAACTGCATTGCGAAGGCGATTGCCAGCACAGCGGCGAGCAGGATGAGGTTTCGACGGATATGGCTCGCGCTCATCGCTCGGCCTTTCCGAACAGGCCGTTCGGCCGGAAAATCAACACGAAGGCGACCAGCAGCGTCGAGACCATTTTCGCCAGCGTCGGCGAGAAGAAGACCGAGAGAATGCCATCAGAGAGACCAATGATGATGGCGGCAATGATCGTGCCCTGAATGCTGCCTAATCCGCCGATGATGACGACGATGAAGGAGAGCAGCAGCGGATCGAGCCCCATCAGGTAATGCGCCTGCTGGATCGGCACGACCAGCACGGCGGCGACCGCCGCCAGCATGGCGCCGAGCGCGAAGACATAGGCCGAGACATTATCGACATTGATGCCGAAGGCCTGAGCGGTCTCGCGGTCGAGTTGGGTCGCGCGCATCACGAGCCCTGCCTTGGTATGCTTCATGAGATACCAGACGACGCCCATCAGCACGATCGCGGCCGCGATGATGAAGAGCTTGTAGCCATCGTAGCCGAACCACGGAAAGCGGATGCGCCAGTAGAACGGCGGCTCGACGGCCTGCGCGTTCGGCCCGAAGAAAATCAGCGCCGATTGCTGGAGAATATAGAGCAGGCCGATCGTCGCCACGATCGTCGCCTCGGGATCGTAGTTCAGACGCTTGAGGACCAGCCGCTCGCTGGCGAATGCTATGGCGCCGACGATCAGCGGGCTGATGATCAGCGCGGCAATGAATCCGAGCGCGGGATGCCCGGTGATGAAACTGGTGACGAACCAGGCAAACACCGCACCCAGCATATAGAACTCGCCGTGGGCCACATTGACCACCCGCATCACGCCGAAGACCAGCGACAGGCCAACGGCGGTGACGGTCAGCACCGAGGCCTGGACCAGTCCTTCGAGGATCGCGAGGAAGAGATAGGGGCCGAAAGCCATGGGCGGCAAACCTTGAATGGCGGACGAATTTAGAACCCCCGCCGGAAATACGTCCGGCGAGGTGTCGAGATGCTAACTAGAGCACTCAGAGTTCCATCGTCGTGTAGTCGACCTCGGGCTCGTACATGCCATCCTCGATCGAGGTCGTGTGCACGACATTGAGCTTGCCGCCCTCGACCTTGGAGATGTTCTGCTTGCCGAAGACTTGATGGGTCTTGCCGTTGAACACCTTGTCGCCTTGCGGATGCTCGTTGCTGGCCGAGAATTTATCGAGCGATTCCAGCGCCAGGATGAAATCCTTCTTCTGGTCCGGCCCTTCGTACTTGGCCATTTCCATGGCCTGCTTGATCACGAACAGCGTCTCCCAGACAGAGAACATGTGCGAATAGGTCGAGACGTCCTTTGGGTCGCTGGTGCTCGCGCCATTGGCGTCGACGCCGACCTTCTCGCGGAAGAACTTGTCGAACTCGGTCTGGTCCTTCTGCGCGTAGCGCGGATTGGCTTCCCAGAAATAGGTGCCCTCGAGATATTCAAGCTGCGGTGTCGCAAGGTCCACCGCTTCGAGCGAATCGATGAAGCCAAAGATCTGCGGCCGCGTCGAGCCGAAATGATCGCCGAGTTCCTTGACGAAGGTCAGCACGGCCGGACCGACCATGACGTGATAGATCACTTCCGTGTCGGAGGGAATTTGCGGGAAATAGCGGGTGAACGAGCTCTCGGTCGGCGGGATCGGGATCAGTGCCGAGATTTCGCCGCCCTGCGCCTTGATTGCCTCGGAGAAATAGTCGCGATGGTTATGGCCGAACGCATAGTCCGGAAAAAGCATCGTGACCTTCTTGCCGAGATTCTTGGAGATCCACGGCGCCATGGAGGCGACCTGGCTCTTCACGTCGGTGATGCCGGGCTGGAACGTGTATCGGTTCAGCCCGCCGCCGGCCAATTGATGGCCTTCCGAACAGACGAGATAGGGCAGCTTGAGTTCGCCGGCGCGCGGGCCGGCCGCCGCCACGACATGGCTGAAAAGGTGGCCGAACACCGCGTCCACCTTGTGCTCGGTCGCGAATTTTTCGATCACTTCCGTGCCGCGCTTGGGGTCGGTGCCATCGTCCTCGACGATCATTTCGATCATCTTGCCATTGATGCCGCCGCCTTCATTGATCAACTTCACCGCCGCCTGCGCGGTGCGCTCGTACCAGCGGCCATAGGATGCGCCGATGCCTGTGCGGTGGAAGGGAGCACCGAGCTTGATCGTACCGCCGGATTGCGCGCGAAGCACATGCGGCGAGGCGAGCAAAGTGGCTCCCGCGGCGAAGCCCTTGAGCGCCGTGCGGCGCGTGATTATCGAACCCGCGGAAAAGATGGATTTGGTCATTTGGCGTTCCCCAGTTTTGTCGTTTGGCAACTTATGCCGATGAAAAATCGGACGCAAGCGAACACGGGCCGATCTCTGGCCCGCAGCGATGCCGCGAGCCCTTGAACTGCACTTTGGTACTTCCCCACACAGGAGCTCTGCGGCTCCTTTTTCATTTGTGTACGAAAGATTATGCGCGTTTCTCAGGGCCTGTCAATCGTCAGTCTTTCCACAGGCCAAAAGCGGCCCGAAGTCCGTGTGCGCCGGGCGCTTGCACATAATTGGCGACCCGTACCGAAAAGGGTTATTTCGGGCTTGACGATTTTCAGTTGCTTTTCCGGGCGCGCGAAATAGTCTCTGCACGCACCAGCGGGGAACTGGGGAAAAACACTAAAAGAAGGAGATACCCATGAGCATCCACCCACTTTTCAAATCACTGACGGGCGCAGCGCTGACAGGCGCGCTGCTGGCATCCCTCGCCTTTCCGGCGCTCGGCGAGACGGTGATCCGACGAGGTAATGGCGGCGAACCCCAAACGCTCGACCAGGCACAGATTTCGATCGACATCGAAGGCTTCATCCAGCGCGACTTGAACGAAGGCCTGATGGTCTATGACATCGACGGCAAGGTCGTCCACGGCACGGCGGAGAGCCATACGGTCTCCGATGACGGCAAGGTCTATACGTTCAAGATCCGTCAGAACGCCAAGTGGTCGGACGGCTCGCCGGTGACAGCGGGCGACTTCGCTTTTTCGATCACCCGCCTGCTCGATCCGGCAACGGCTGCCGGCTATGCCAATATCCTCTACCCGATCAAGGGCGCCGAAGCCTTCAACAAGAAGACCGGGCAAGCTGATGGCCTCGGTCTGAAGGCCGTGGACGACAAGACGCTTGAGATCACACTCGAGCGCCCGACCCCGTACTTCCTGCAATTGCTGGTCCATTATACGGCCATTCCGGTCAATCAGGCCAGCATCCAGAAGCATGGCAAGGATTTCACCAAACCGGGCAACATGGTGACCAACGGCGCCTATATGCTGACCGAATATGTCGCCAACGACCACATCACCGCCGTCAAGAATCCGAACTACTGGGATGCGGCGAATGTGAAGATCGACAAGGTCATCTACAACCCGTCCGAAGACCAGGCCGCGACCGAGCGCATGTTCGAAGCGGGAGAACTCGATGTCGTCTATAACTTCCAGGCCGACCAGCGCGAGTTCCTGACCAAGAAGCACGGCGCCGACCAGGTGTTCGCGGCACCCGCGACCTCGACCTATTATTACGTCTTCGACAATCGCAAGGAGCCCTTCAATGACGTGCGCATCCGCAAGGCGCTGTCCATGGCGCTTGACCGCGAATTCCTCGCCGGCAAGATCTATGGCGGCGCGCAGCTGCCATCCTTCACCCTCGTGCCGGATGGCATGGAAGGCTACACCCTTCCCAAAGTCGACATCGCTGACATGGACCAGCTCGACCGCGAGGATGCGGCCAAGGCATTGCTGAAGGAAGCCGGTTATGGCGAGGGCGGCAAGCCGCTCTCGATCGACATCCGCTACAACACCAATGAAAACCACAAGAAGGTCGCCATCGCGGTGGCGGACATGTGGAAGGCGCTGGGCTCCAACATCAACGTCACCACCCAGAACCTCGACGTGAAGGCGCATTACGCTTACCTCCAGGAAGGCGGCTCGTTCGATGTCGCCCGCGCCGGTTGGTCCGCCGACTATGCGGATCCGGAAAACTTCCTCAACCTGATGATCTCCTCCAACAAGGCCTTCAACTACGGCCATTGGGAAAATGCCAAGTTCGACGAACTGATGAAGGCGTCGTATGACGAACAGGATCCGGCCAAGCGCATGAAACTGCTGTCGGACGCCGAAGCAATGATGCTTGCCGAACACCCGATCGCCCCGATGATGAACTATGCCAGCCTCTGGCTCATCAACAAGAAGGTCAAGGGCTTCAACCAGAACCTCGTCAACGAGCATCTGACCAAATACCTCTCCATCGAGTGATCCAGCCGGGCGCGTCCGATCTATTGTGATTGTACGCGCCCACGCTTCCGCGCGGGAACCGCCGGCGGTAGCATTCGATTACTCAGACTGAGAGGAGGCGCGTCATGCTGCGTTTCATCCTGGTGCGATTGCTGTCATCGCTGCCAACGATTTTCATCGTCCTTACGATATCCTTTTTCATGATCCGGATCGCCCCCGGCGGTCCGTTCAATCTTGAAAGGCCGCTGGATCCGGCCACGCTTGCCAATATCAAGGCGGTCTATCATCTGGATCAGCCGGTCTGGCTGCAATATCTCTATTACATCGGCAATGTGTTCCAGGGCGATTTCGGCCCGAGCTTCATCTACAAGGACTACACGGTCGCCGAACTCATCCTCCAGGCCCTGCCCTATTCCATCGTTCTCGGCCTGTGGGCGCTGGCGATCGCGGTCTTCGGCGGCGTCGCGATGGGCATCTACGCGGCGTTGCGGCAGAATTCCTGGGCCGATTACCTCCTGATGGGCATTGCCGCCCTCGGCAACACCGTGCCGAACTTTGTCATCGGCCCGATTCTATCATTGATCTTCGCGCTCGGGCTTGGCCTCGTACCCACAGGATCCTGGGGCAATGGCGGCTTCCGCAATCTCGTGCTGCCTGTCATCGTGCTGGCGCTGCCACAGCTTGCGGTTTTCGCCCGGCTGACGCGCGGTTCTATGATCGAGGCTTTGCGCGCCGACCATGTGCGCACCGCCCGTGCCTATGGCTTGCCCTTCCGCAGCGTCGTGGGCGTGCATGCCCTTCGCGCGGGCCTGATGCCCGCGGTTTCCTATCTCGGGCCGACGGCGGCCTCGGTGCTGACCGGTTCGATCATCGTCGAGACCATTTTCTCGCTGCCCGGCGTCGGTCGCTATTTCGTCCTCGGCGCGCTCAACCGCGACTACACGCTGGTCATGGGCACGGTCGTGCTGATCTCGGTCTTCATCGTCGTCCTCAATCTGCTCGTCGATGTCATCTATGCCTTCATCGACCCGAGGGTTCGCTATGAGTGACATCGCGCCAACTCTCCCCACTGACACCGGCTTTTCCGACCAACTGGTGCAAGGCCGCAGTCTTGGCTCGATCGCCTTTGCCCGCCTCAAGCGCAACAAGGCGGCGTTGGTCAGCATCTTCGTCCTGCTCCTGGTGACGACGTTCTGTTTCCTCGGCCCCTGGTTCAATCCGCATACCTACTCGGCGGTCTATTCGAGCTACGTCGCCGTGCCGCCGAGCCTGTCTCCCTATCCGCATGAGGATACGCTCGAACCCGTCATGAAAGCGGCAGTAGAGCGCGGCCGTGCCAAGCTCGATAGTTTCGATGTCGATGGCACGACCTATACCGCGACGATCAGCGCCGACAAGGCACTCGATCCGCGCGTCGTCCGCTATCTCGACCGCCCCAACGAATTCGAAGGCGCCGCGATCGGCGAGACGAGGAATGACGGCAAGACAGCCGTCATCACCGGCCAGGTCAACGGCCAGTATTTCCTGCTCGGCACCGATCGCAACGGCCGCGATATGCTGGCCCGCATCATGGTGGGCGGTCAGATCTCGCTGATGGTCGGCGTGCTGGCGACCATCGTCTCATTGGTCATCGGCGTCATCTATGGCGCGATCTCCGGCTATATCGGCGGCCGCGTCGACAATGTGATGATGCGGCTGGTGGAAATCCTATACTCCTTGCCCTTCATCTTCTTCGTCATCATGCTGGTGGTCTTTTTCGGCCGCCATTTCGTGCTGATCTTCATCGCCATCGGCGCGGTGGAATGGTTGGACATGGCCCGCATTGTCCGCGGCCAGACGCTCGCCATCAAGCGGCGGGAATTCGTCGGCGCGGCGGTCGCGATGGGGCTCACCGATGGACAAATCATTCGCCGTCATATCATCCCCAACACGGCCGGGCCGGTGGTGGTGTTCGTCACCTTGATGGTGCCCAAGGTCATTCTGCTTGAGAGCTTCCTGTCCTTCCTGGGTCTCGGCGTACAGGAGCCGCTGACAAGCTGGGGGCTTCTGATCGCGGAAGGCGCCGGCTCCATCGAATCCAGCACATGGCTGTTGCTCTATCCCGCGCTGATCTTTGTCCTGACCTTGAGCGCGCTCAATTTCGTCGGCGACGGCTTGCGCGATGCATTTGACCCGAAGGATCGCTGACATGGCGGAAACAATCCTCGACATCAACGACCTGAATGTCCGCTTCGATGCCGACGACGGCGCGGTTCACGCGGTCAAAAATCTCAGCCTCAAGGTCGCCAAGGGCGAAACGCTGGCCATCGTCGGCGAGTCCGGCTCGGGCAAGAGCCAGACCATGATGGCCGTGATGGGCCTGCTCGCCACCAATGGCAAGGTGACGGGCTCGGCGCGCTATCGCGGCCAGGAACTGGTGGGCCTGCCGGTCAAGCAGCTCAACGACATCAGGGGCGCCAAGATCACCATGATCTTCCAGGAGCCGATGACGTCGCTCGATCCTCTCTACGCGATCGGCGACCAGCTGGCGGAACCGATCCGCTATCACCGCAGGATCTCGAAGGCGAAGGCGCGCGAGCGTGCGCTCGAACTCCTGAAACTGGTCCAAATTTCGGACCCGGAGCGACGGCTGAAATCCTATCCGCACGAAATGTCCGGCGGCCAGCGCCAGCGCGTGATGATCGCCATGGCACTCGCCAATGACCCCGAACTGCTGATCGCCGATGAACCGACGACGGCGCTCGACGTGACGATCCAGGCCCAGATCCTCAACCTGCTCAAGGAACTCAAGGAGCGCATCGGCCTCGGCATCGTCTTCATCAGCCACGACCTCGGCATCGTCAAACGCTTCGCAGACCGGGTCGCAGTGATGCGGCGCGGCGAAGTGGTGGAGACCGGCACGGTCGAACAGATCTTCAGCGCGCCACAGCACGATTACACCAAAATGCTGCTGGCGGCCGAGCCGACGGGACGCAAGTCTCCGGTCGACCCGAGCGCGCCGCGCCTGATCGAAGGCCGCAATGTCTCGATCACCTTCAAACTCGGCGGCGGGTTTCTAGCGGGCAAGCCGATGGAGCTCAAGGCCGTGGACAACGTGTCGCTGACGCTACGCGAAGGCCAGACGATCGGCGTCGTCGGCGAATCAGGCTCGGGCAAGTCCACGCTCGGCCGCCTGCTTCTCAGGCTCATCGATGGCGAGGGCCGGGTGATCTTCATCGGCAAGGACATATCCACATCGGACCGGCAGGCCATGCGGCCACTGCGCCGCCAGATGCAGCTGGTGTTCCAGGACCCCTACGGCTCGCTCTCGCCGCGCATGACCGCTGGACAGATCATCACCGAGGGACTGTTGGTCCACGAGCCGCATCTCACGACCGCCGAACGCGACCGCCGCGCCGTCGAAGCGCTGAAGGAGGTCGGCCTCGATCCCGCGACCCGCAACCGCTATCCGCACGAATTCTCCGGCGGCCAGCGCCAGCGCCTCGCCATCGCCCGCGCCATCATCCTCAAGCCGCAGCTTGTCGTGCTCGACGAGCCGACCTCGGCGCTCGATCGCTCGGTGCAGAAACAGATCGTCGACCTGCTCCGCGACCTCCAGGCGCGCCACAAGCTCGCCTATCTCTTCATCAGCCACGACCTCGCGGTGGTGCGGGCGCTCTCGGATTATATCATGGTGATGAAGAGCGGCCGCGTGGTCGAGGAAGGTTCGACGGATGAGATATTTGACCGGCCGCGAGAGGATTATACGCGCGAGTTGATGGCGGCGGCGCTGGGGCATTGAGCTTGGGGGACTTAATATCCCGGACATTACCCCTCACCAACTTCGGCCAAGGGTTCGCGATGCTCACCCGGCCTGCGTATCCTCTCCCGCAAGGGGAGAGGTAGGGTGCCACACTCTCGATTTCAGATTGAGGCAAAGCGTTGCCACGAGTTTTACCTCTCCCCTAGTGGGAGAGGATAGCAAGTCCGCATGAGACTGACAGTCGAATGCTTGGACGCGCTTGGTGAGGGGTGGGCTACCGCCCCGTAATCGCCACATGCTTCCCCGAAAGCTCGGGATAATCATCCGAGGGCTGCGCCGCAATCGCACGAATTCGTGCCTCCTCGGCAGCAATCTCCTCGCTCCCGGAAACCACCCGGAGCACCGTGTCGTAACGGCGCTCATCCCCATGCTCCAGCCAGATCAACTCACCCCGCTCCTTGGCAAAACCCCGGCCTTGCACATGGTTTGTCGAGGGCTCCAGGCCGACAGTGTATTGGCCGGAATGCAGGTTCTGCCATTGGTAATTGCAGGGAAACTGGTCCTTGCGATTGATGACTTCGAAGCCGATGCCGAGCGCATCGTTGACCAGCATCACAGGCACGTCGCCATTCGAATCCGCAGCCATTTCGTGCTGCCAGACCTGCTCGTGAAAGCCCATCTGCGGCGCCGGCATGGCGCGATATCCGACACCCTGCTTGCGATAATTGTCGCCGGCGTGCCCCGCCCAGACGACATCCCGGATCGGTGCGATATAGCGCGAACCCTCGGCCAGCACGGGATGGCCGACATTGATGTGATAGAGATACATATGCGGCGTGCGATAGAAGCCGCGATTGACGACCCGGTCATGGATGCGGATGTCGTTGGTTCCGGCCTTGATCTCGATCCGACGGACAAGTTCGAGATGCTCGCCGAACACCGCGCCCTGCGTGACGATGCCTTCGCACCAGAGCACTAGGTCATCACCATCCCAGCTTTCGCCGTAGCCGTTGAGCCTGGCGGGGATCATGCCGACGCGGCCATGCAGCGTATGGCTCACCGTCTTGCGCGGACCGTAGACATAGTGATCGCCAGCCTCTTCGTTCATGAACAAGATCTGGTCCAGCCCGCATGTCACCAGCAGGCCCGACGCCGAGCGCAGCCAGCCGAGACCGCCCTCGCCTTCGACGTCATGCAAACCGGGATGCTTGAAGCCGGCCGGGGAATGCCAGCCGATCGCCATGCCGCGATATTCGCATTCTCCGATATCGAGGCAGCGATCGACCATCACGGTGAACCGGAGTCCAGTGCCGCTACGGAATTCCAGCACGCGGACGCCGCGTTCGACGCCGTCGCCGAGCGTCATCAACCGGACGCCCGAGAATTGCGACAAGGAACCTGCATGCGCCGAGAGATCGCGCTGCGACCGCTGGCTTCCGTAAAGCTCGACCATTATGTCATTCCCGAAATGTTGGATCGGGCGGCCTGTCCAGCCGCCCGAAATTCGCGTCCGATCAGAGGCCCTGCGCGCGCAGCTTGCCGTCGAGGAATTTCTTGGCGCGCGGCACGTCCGACTCTTCCAGATGCTCGATGATCATCGGGATATTCGGATGCTTCTTCGAAAGCAACTTGAGATACAGATCGTAGTTCAGCGAACCGAGGCCCGGTGCCGGCAGTTCGATCTCGCCGACGCCGCGGAACGTGTGGCTTTCGAGCGCGTCCGCATCACCGATATCGGCATGCTTTTCCGCCTTGTCGTCGCCCGAGCGCTTGACGTCCTTGGCATGGCCGATCTTGATCTTGTCCTGCAGCGTATCGAAGACCTGATGCAGGATCTTGTCCATGTCATCGATATTGTGGGATTCGAAATAGTTGGTCGGATCCATCAGCAGGCCGAGGCCGGGGTGATCGACCTGCGCGAACATCTTCACCGTTTCCTCGACGGAACCGACGACGTTGTTCACATATGTTTCGA
This genomic interval carries:
- a CDS encoding branched-chain amino acid ABC transporter permease yields the protein MSASHIRRNLILLAAVLAIAFAMQFVLPTYYVLTITRMMVLAVFAVGYNMLLGYVGLLSLGHAIFFAAGLYAAGLSTYHLGISVPVAFLIGIAAAFVLALAIGIVALPTMRVSFMIVTLMFAQVGFLTTLYFAQYTGGQDGLSLPHAARQFDLFGTTFSLASEQVRFNLAFGLLAIVLAISFVVLTSRRGRIFAAIRENEGRTEMLGFNVFASKLEAFLYSGTIAGAAGAAYGLLFGYVGSTFASIQYSIEVLLFTLLGGAGTLLGPLLGVLLMTTLIDQLSELTTAYLLVIGVVLIVLVLWFPKGILGTIRERWLPWLM
- a CDS encoding branched-chain amino acid ABC transporter permease, yielding MAFGPYLFLAILEGLVQASVLTVTAVGLSLVFGVMRVVNVAHGEFYMLGAVFAWFVTSFITGHPALGFIAALIISPLIVGAIAFASERLVLKRLNYDPEATIVATIGLLYILQQSALIFFGPNAQAVEPPFYWRIRFPWFGYDGYKLFIIAAAIVLMGVVWYLMKHTKAGLVMRATQLDRETAQAFGINVDNVSAYVFALGAMLAAVAAVLVVPIQQAHYLMGLDPLLLSFIVVIIGGLGSIQGTIIAAIIIGLSDGILSVFFSPTLAKMVSTLLVAFVLIFRPNGLFGKAER
- a CDS encoding ABC transporter substrate-binding protein, coding for MTKSIFSAGSIITRRTALKGFAAGATLLASPHVLRAQSGGTIKLGAPFHRTGIGASYGRWYERTAQAAVKLINEGGGINGKMIEMIVEDDGTDPKRGTEVIEKFATEHKVDAVFGHLFSHVVAAAGPRAGELKLPYLVCSEGHQLAGGGLNRYTFQPGITDVKSQVASMAPWISKNLGKKVTMLFPDYAFGHNHRDYFSEAIKAQGGEISALIPIPPTESSFTRYFPQIPSDTEVIYHVMVGPAVLTFVKELGDHFGSTRPQIFGFIDSLEAVDLATPQLEYLEGTYFWEANPRYAQKDQTEFDKFFREKVGVDANGASTSDPKDVSTYSHMFSVWETLFVIKQAMEMAKYEGPDQKKDFILALESLDKFSASNEHPQGDKVFNGKTHQVFGKQNISKVEGGKLNVVHTTSIEDGMYEPEVDYTTMEL
- a CDS encoding peptide ABC transporter substrate-binding protein, whose amino-acid sequence is MSIHPLFKSLTGAALTGALLASLAFPALGETVIRRGNGGEPQTLDQAQISIDIEGFIQRDLNEGLMVYDIDGKVVHGTAESHTVSDDGKVYTFKIRQNAKWSDGSPVTAGDFAFSITRLLDPATAAGYANILYPIKGAEAFNKKTGQADGLGLKAVDDKTLEITLERPTPYFLQLLVHYTAIPVNQASIQKHGKDFTKPGNMVTNGAYMLTEYVANDHITAVKNPNYWDAANVKIDKVIYNPSEDQAATERMFEAGELDVVYNFQADQREFLTKKHGADQVFAAPATSTYYYVFDNRKEPFNDVRIRKALSMALDREFLAGKIYGGAQLPSFTLVPDGMEGYTLPKVDIADMDQLDREDAAKALLKEAGYGEGGKPLSIDIRYNTNENHKKVAIAVADMWKALGSNINVTTQNLDVKAHYAYLQEGGSFDVARAGWSADYADPENFLNLMISSNKAFNYGHWENAKFDELMKASYDEQDPAKRMKLLSDAEAMMLAEHPIAPMMNYASLWLINKKVKGFNQNLVNEHLTKYLSIE
- a CDS encoding ABC transporter permease translates to MLRFILVRLLSSLPTIFIVLTISFFMIRIAPGGPFNLERPLDPATLANIKAVYHLDQPVWLQYLYYIGNVFQGDFGPSFIYKDYTVAELILQALPYSIVLGLWALAIAVFGGVAMGIYAALRQNSWADYLLMGIAALGNTVPNFVIGPILSLIFALGLGLVPTGSWGNGGFRNLVLPVIVLALPQLAVFARLTRGSMIEALRADHVRTARAYGLPFRSVVGVHALRAGLMPAVSYLGPTAASVLTGSIIVETIFSLPGVGRYFVLGALNRDYTLVMGTVVLISVFIVVLNLLVDVIYAFIDPRVRYE
- a CDS encoding ABC transporter permease subunit, producing the protein MSDIAPTLPTDTGFSDQLVQGRSLGSIAFARLKRNKAALVSIFVLLLVTTFCFLGPWFNPHTYSAVYSSYVAVPPSLSPYPHEDTLEPVMKAAVERGRAKLDSFDVDGTTYTATISADKALDPRVVRYLDRPNEFEGAAIGETRNDGKTAVITGQVNGQYFLLGTDRNGRDMLARIMVGGQISLMVGVLATIVSLVIGVIYGAISGYIGGRVDNVMMRLVEILYSLPFIFFVIMLVVFFGRHFVLIFIAIGAVEWLDMARIVRGQTLAIKRREFVGAAVAMGLTDGQIIRRHIIPNTAGPVVVFVTLMVPKVILLESFLSFLGLGVQEPLTSWGLLIAEGAGSIESSTWLLLYPALIFVLTLSALNFVGDGLRDAFDPKDR
- a CDS encoding ABC transporter ATP-binding protein — its product is MAETILDINDLNVRFDADDGAVHAVKNLSLKVAKGETLAIVGESGSGKSQTMMAVMGLLATNGKVTGSARYRGQELVGLPVKQLNDIRGAKITMIFQEPMTSLDPLYAIGDQLAEPIRYHRRISKAKARERALELLKLVQISDPERRLKSYPHEMSGGQRQRVMIAMALANDPELLIADEPTTALDVTIQAQILNLLKELKERIGLGIVFISHDLGIVKRFADRVAVMRRGEVVETGTVEQIFSAPQHDYTKMLLAAEPTGRKSPVDPSAPRLIEGRNVSITFKLGGGFLAGKPMELKAVDNVSLTLREGQTIGVVGESGSGKSTLGRLLLRLIDGEGRVIFIGKDISTSDRQAMRPLRRQMQLVFQDPYGSLSPRMTAGQIITEGLLVHEPHLTTAERDRRAVEALKEVGLDPATRNRYPHEFSGGQRQRLAIARAIILKPQLVVLDEPTSALDRSVQKQIVDLLRDLQARHKLAYLFISHDLAVVRALSDYIMVMKSGRVVEEGSTDEIFDRPREDYTRELMAAALGH
- a CDS encoding aldose 1-epimerase family protein, which translates into the protein MVELYGSQRSQRDLSAHAGSLSQFSGVRLMTLGDGVERGVRVLEFRSGTGLRFTVMVDRCLDIGECEYRGMAIGWHSPAGFKHPGLHDVEGEGGLGWLRSASGLLVTCGLDQILFMNEEAGDHYVYGPRKTVSHTLHGRVGMIPARLNGYGESWDGDDLVLWCEGIVTQGAVFGEHLELVRRIEIKAGTNDIRIHDRVVNRGFYRTPHMYLYHINVGHPVLAEGSRYIAPIRDVVWAGHAGDNYRKQGVGYRAMPAPQMGFHEQVWQHEMAADSNGDVPVMLVNDALGIGFEVINRKDQFPCNYQWQNLHSGQYTVGLEPSTNHVQGRGFAKERGELIWLEHGDERRYDTVLRVVSGSEEIAAEEARIRAIAAQPSDDYPELSGKHVAITGR
- a CDS encoding sugar phosphate isomerase/epimerase, whose product is MMQTGIFTGYFPYSLAETAKKIRALDFNTVQLDMHFKDIDVGPGQITKDKCTTIRNTFRDSNLPICCVSGYTNIIHPDKDERARRVGYLKEIIKHAQYLGSPYVISETGTYNAESDWVHHPKNKTEEGFEECRKVIADLSQFAYDHGAVFLLETYVNNVVGSVEETVKMFAQVDHPGLGLLMDPTNYFESHNIDDMDKILHQVFDTLQDKIKIGHAKDVKRSGDDKAEKHADIGDADALESHTFRGVGEIELPAPGLGSLNYDLYLKLLSKKHPNIPMIIEHLEESDVPRAKKFLDGKLRAQGL